In the Streptomyces sp. BHT-5-2 genome, one interval contains:
- a CDS encoding MoaD/ThiS family protein has product MSVKVRIPTILRTYTGGEAEVTAEGATLSEVIADLEQNHQGIAARVLDDAGKLRRFVNVYVNDDDVRFEQGLQTPTPDGAGVSIIPAVAGGC; this is encoded by the coding sequence ATGAGCGTCAAGGTCCGCATCCCCACCATCCTGCGCACGTACACCGGCGGCGAGGCCGAGGTCACCGCCGAGGGCGCGACCCTCTCCGAGGTGATCGCCGACCTGGAGCAGAACCACCAGGGCATCGCCGCCCGCGTGCTCGACGACGCCGGCAAGCTGCGCCGCTTCGTGAACGTCTACGTCAACGACGACGACGTCCGCTTCGAGCAGGGCCTGCAGACGCCGACCCCGGACGGGGCGGGCGTCTCCATCATCCCGGCGGTCGCCGGCGGCTGCTGA